In the genome of Fodinicurvata sp. EGI_FJ10296, the window ACGGTGCTGACCCGCGAGGGCAAGGGCGTGCCGGGACCGGAGGTGCTGGCGGCGGTCGAATCTGCGCTGTCGGCCCGCAATGTCCGGCCGCTGACCGACCAGGTCGAGATCCGCCCGGCCGCGATCCTCGTCTATCGGGTCGAGGCGCGCTTGCGGGTCTATGATGGCCCCGACGCCGAGGTGGTGCGGGCCGAAGCCGACAAGCGCCTGCGGGCCTACGTCGCCGCCCGGCACCGGCTGGGCGATCCGGTCACCCGCTCCGGCCTCTTTGCCGCCCTGTCGCCGCCGGGGGTCCAGCTGGTCACGCTCGACCGCCCGGCCGATCACATCCTGCCCACGTCCGGCGAGGCCGCGTGGTGCGAATCCATCACCATCACCCTGGAGGATTGACCCCATGGCCCTGACACCCCTTGGCACCGACACCGCCGTTGCCGCGCTGGCGGCGGCCGCGACGTCCCTGTCGCTGCACGGCGACGATCCCGGCGCCGACGGCGCGCAGGAGATCGACGGCGGCGATTATGCCCGCCGCCCGGTGACCTGGAGCGAGCCGGAGAACGGCGCGGTTGCCGCCACCGGCACGATCGGCTTCGAGGTGCCAGCCGGCGCCGTCGTCTCCCATATCGGCTTGTGGTCCGGCGCCGGCGGCTTTCTGGCAAAGATCAGTGTGCCTGAGGAGATGTTCGGCTCGGCCGGCGAGTACCGCCTCACCGAACTGACGCTGACCGTCGGCGACTGCCCAGCGCCGACTGACGGCCAATCGGGTGACGGGGGCGGCGCATGACGGCGCTGGTCTTTCCCGGTGAGGCCGACGCCGACGGCTGGGCGCCGGTGGTCGCCGCCCATCACCGCCCCGACGACCTGGCGCCCGAGCGCCGGGCCCAGGGCGTGGAAGTCGAAACCTGGGACCCGCCCGCCGACAGTGAATTCCGCACCCATGCCGCCTTCGTCCGGATCGAGACCGGTGCCGTCGAATATCGCCCGGTGGCCCGGCCGGTGGATCCGCGCCGCGTTCGCGCGCTGTTCACGCACGCCGAACGCCGGGCGATCAAGCTGGGCGACAGTCTGGACGCGGCCCAATCTGCCGACCTTGCCATCCTCTGGGAAGACGTCTTTGACCGCGAGACCGTCACCCTCGACGATCCGGCACTGGCCGACCTGCTCGACTGGCTGGTCGCCCGCGATCTGCTGACCGCCGAGCGCCGGGAGGCGATCGCCTCCGGCCAGCCGCCTGCCTGATCTACTGCCCCGCTCCCTTCCATAGGCCCCCATGACCGAACCCGCGCCCTATCTCGTCGGCAGCGATCAGCTGACCGACGGGACCGGTCTGCGCGGATTCGGGACCGACGGTACACCGCTCTGGACGCGGGAGAGCCGGGCGTCGGCGCTGGCCCGTCATCGCGACGGCTGGCTGGTCGCCGGTGGTGCCAGCCGGGTCCGGCGCCTCGACCCCGACGGAGCGGAGATCTGGTCGGCGGAGGCCGGCGGTACCCTGCGCGCCGTCGCCGTCAATCTGGCCGGTACGGTGGTCGCCGCCACCGCCAGCGGCGTGGCTGCCTTCGACGCCGGCGGGGCGCCGCTATGGACGGTACCCAGCGGTTCCGACGTCTGGGGCGTGGCCATCGACCGCGACGGCGGCATCGCGCTGGCCCGGGTCGATGGCCGGGTCGAGCGCCGCGACGCCGGCGGTGCCCTGATCTGGGCGGTCGAGCGCGGCGCCGCCGCGATCGCGGTCGCGCTGACCTCCGCCGGTGGCGTCATTGCCGCCGGCAGTGCCGACGGCGACGGCCGGCATCTGAACGTCTATGAGGCCGACGGCACCCCGCGCTGGTCGGCATCGTTCGGCACGGCCCCTTATATCTGGGCCGTCGCGGTCGATGATCGCGGCCATGTCACGGTCGGCGGCGCCCCCGATGCCGGCATCGTCGCCCGCCAATACACCGGCGACGGCGATGTCGTGTGGTCGAGCACCGCCGGCAACCCGGGCCAGATCCGCGCCGTTTCGGTGACGCCGGACGGGACGGTGCTGACCGCCGGCGCCTGGGGCAGTGGTCCGAAAGCGGCGCTGCTCGATGCCGGTACCGGCACGGTGATCTGGACCGATGACAGCTTCGACCGCGCCGCCTCGACAGCGGCGGTACCGGGCGTGCGCGGCGGCGGCCACTGGCGCCACGAAGCCGAACGGGCGGCGCATAGTCGGGCCACGGCGACCCTTGCGGCCACCAGCGGCAAGCGCAGTACCGGGGCCGGATCGGTGCCGGCAACGGGCAGCGTCGCCGGGATGGGCCGCAAGCGGATATCCCGCACGCCGACGATCGACGCTGGTGTGGGCATCACGGCTGGCGGAACGAAGCATGCTTTCGTCTCAGCCGCCGTCGACGCGGGAGCGCAAACAACCGGTGTCGCGCGCAAGTCGATCCCGGCCGCCGCCATGGTCCGGGCCGGTGCCGTTACCGACGCCCGGGCGTTCAAGCGGTCGAGCGGCGGCGGATTGTTCGCCGCCGGCGCCATCCTCGGCGCCAGTGGCGTGACGATCACGGACCAGCCGGCCGAACCGCTGATCGTCACTGTCGACGTAACCGTCACGGCAGGGGCCAGCCTCGACGGTACGGCCGGTCGGATCGTCGGCGGAACGGCAGCGGTCCCGGCCGTCGGGACGATGGCCGGGACCGGCCACAAGCGCGCCGACCGCACCGGGGCAACCGCTTTCGCATTCGGGATCGGGGGGCATGGCCGGCCGCACCGGCGGGGCACTGTCAACATCATTGCCGGCGGCACCGGACGGGCGGTGGCGAACGGCAGCCGATCGGGCGCGGCGATACTGAAGGCCGTCGGCACCGGCGAGGCCGCCACGACCGCCACCCACTACGGCCGGGCACGTGTCCGCATCGGCACGCACGGCCAAGCGGCGTTCACGACCGCCAAGCCGACGCCGACGCTGCTGCCGTCGAGCGCGACCAACGAGATGCGCGCGCTCGAGGCCGTGACCGTTCGCGCCACCGATCTGCCCGCCCTGCACCGGCACAACGCCGATCCGGAGCGGGTGCGCTCGCAGCTGCTGCCCTGGCAGGCCTGGGAGCGCGCCGTTGATATCTGGGACACAACCTGGCCCGACGCCACCAAGCGCGCGGTCTCGGGTCGCGCCATCGCCACCCACCGCATCCGGGGCACACCGGCGGCGGTGGAATCGGCACTCGCCAGCCTCGGCGTCGACGATGCCGTACTGACCGAATGGTTCGAGGATACGCCCGAAGGCCCGCCCTACACCTTCCGCGCCACCGTCACCCGGGCCGGAGGCATCGAGCGCGGGCTGACCCGCAATCTCGGCCGCGCGGTCGCCGCCTCGAAGAACACCCGCAGCCACATGACCCGGCTGACCCTGGTCGTGCCGATGGCCGCGACCACGCTTCATGCCGCCCCGGCCGCGCTCAGCGGCCAGGCGGTCACCGTCGCCCCGATCTGGGATCCGCCGGGACCGATCATGGGGGCAACGGCCGGCGCGAGCGCAATTCACAGCGTCACGGCCGTCACCGTGCCCGCTCACAATGAGGATACCGATGCCTGACCAGGACTATTACACCATTCTGACCGATACCGGCCGGGCCGAACTGGCCGCCGCCATGGCAGACGACAGCCCGCTCGGTATCACCGAGGCGGCGCTGGGCGACGGCGGCGGGGCGAGCTATGACCCGAGCCCGGACCAGACGGCGCTGGTCGGCGAATGGCACCGCCGGCCGATCAACCGGATCACGGTCGACCCGGCCAACCCGCATTGGGTGGTGGTCGAGGTGGTGGTGCCGATGTCCGTCGGCGGGCATTACGTGCGCGAGGTCGGGCTGATCGACAGCGACGGCGCCCTGATCGCAATCGCCAAGTTCCCGCCGACTTACAAACCCACCCTGATCGCCGGTACCGGATCGGACCTTGTCATCCGGGTGATCCTGGAAGTGGCCAACGCCGACAGCGTTGAGCTGCTGATCGACCCGACAGTGGTCACCGCAAGCCGTGCCTATGTCGACCAGACGGTCGGGGCGATGGCCGGCGATCTGACGCAGGCGATCGAGACGATGCGCGACGAGGTCGAGCAATCGATCGGCGACCTCCGCGCGGCCCGCGAGGCCCTGGCGGCGACCATGGGCGATTATCGCCTCGCCCCCATCTTTCCAGAAATCGAGACCGGGGGCGGCCGTTTGCCGGTCTCGGCCGAACATGGCGGCATCACGACGGGGGCGGCGACGCTGCTGCATCGTGGCGGCCGGCGGTTCGATCTGGGCACCATTGCTGACAGAAACTTCCCGACGGCGCCGAACCGCACCTATCACCTGCGTTGGCTGGCGCCGGGACAGCATAACGTCGAGCCAACGATATGGCCGGCGGGGCGGCTGGTGCTGCGCGACCTGAGCGATCCGGCCTACAATCCCCACGGCCGGGCCGAGGATCACAGTGTCTTCGATACCGGCTATGACGACGCATTGGTGGCGCGGGTCGTTACCGGCGGCGCCAACACACCGGCCGTCACGCCGCTGATCAATCGCGCAACGCTCACCTGGAACGAGCAAAGCGCCATCTATTCCAATGATCCACCGTTCCGCAACCGCTTCGAGTTGATCACCGGCAGCAACTCGATCCGGGCGACCATCGCCTCGGCCCCCTATAACTGGAGCCGTGTACCGCGTCTGCGGTCCTTTGGCGGCGTCGTCGGCTGGGGCAACCTTTATGCCTACGAAGTTCAGCCGGCAACCTCAGGCGTCGCGAATAACATGACCCTTACCGAGGTCAACCGGTACGGCGCCGAGATCCAGGGTTTTTCCGATTATCGCGGCGGTGA includes:
- a CDS encoding phage tail protein, which codes for MPDQDYYTILTDTGRAELAAAMADDSPLGITEAALGDGGGASYDPSPDQTALVGEWHRRPINRITVDPANPHWVVVEVVVPMSVGGHYVREVGLIDSDGALIAIAKFPPTYKPTLIAGTGSDLVIRVILEVANADSVELLIDPTVVTASRAYVDQTVGAMAGDLTQAIETMRDEVEQSIGDLRAAREALAATMGDYRLAPIFPEIETGGGRLPVSAEHGGITTGAATLLHRGGRRFDLGTIADRNFPTAPNRTYHLRWLAPGQHNVEPTIWPAGRLVLRDLSDPAYNPHGRAEDHSVFDTGYDDALVARVVTGGANTPAVTPLINRATLTWNEQSAIYSNDPPFRNRFELITGSNSIRATIASAPYNWSRVPRLRSFGGVVGWGNLYAYEVQPATSGVANNMTLTEVNRYGAEIQGFSDYRGGDGPFHLSTDRIYIVGRFHFTA
- a CDS encoding phage tail protein I, producing MTEPAPYLVGSDQLTDGTGLRGFGTDGTPLWTRESRASALARHRDGWLVAGGASRVRRLDPDGAEIWSAEAGGTLRAVAVNLAGTVVAATASGVAAFDAGGAPLWTVPSGSDVWGVAIDRDGGIALARVDGRVERRDAGGALIWAVERGAAAIAVALTSAGGVIAAGSADGDGRHLNVYEADGTPRWSASFGTAPYIWAVAVDDRGHVTVGGAPDAGIVARQYTGDGDVVWSSTAGNPGQIRAVSVTPDGTVLTAGAWGSGPKAALLDAGTGTVIWTDDSFDRAASTAAVPGVRGGGHWRHEAERAAHSRATATLAATSGKRSTGAGSVPATGSVAGMGRKRISRTPTIDAGVGITAGGTKHAFVSAAVDAGAQTTGVARKSIPAAAMVRAGAVTDARAFKRSSGGGLFAAGAILGASGVTITDQPAEPLIVTVDVTVTAGASLDGTAGRIVGGTAAVPAVGTMAGTGHKRADRTGATAFAFGIGGHGRPHRRGTVNIIAGGTGRAVANGSRSGAAILKAVGTGEAATTATHYGRARVRIGTHGQAAFTTAKPTPTLLPSSATNEMRALEAVTVRATDLPALHRHNADPERVRSQLLPWQAWERAVDIWDTTWPDATKRAVSGRAIATHRIRGTPAAVESALASLGVDDAVLTEWFEDTPEGPPYTFRATVTRAGGIERGLTRNLGRAVAASKNTRSHMTRLTLVVPMAATTLHAAPAALSGQAVTVAPIWDPPGPIMGATAGASAIHSVTAVTVPAHNEDTDA